In Oligoflexus sp., a single window of DNA contains:
- the leuD gene encoding 3-isopropylmalate dehydratase small subunit — protein sequence MQPFHKLTSPFITLPVENIDTDQIIPARFLKQTHRDGLGDALFFDWRYNADGSRRTDQVLNEKAGQDYQILVAARNFGCGSSREHAVWALQGYGFRAIISPSIGDIFKSNALKNGLLPIEISQEFYERIRAQDVGALFIDLEKQEVKLACGMIEKFSIDSFARLCLLQGVDQLGYLLGMDEAISRFERRAL from the coding sequence ATGCAGCCTTTTCACAAGCTGACGTCCCCTTTCATCACGCTGCCGGTCGAGAACATCGACACCGATCAGATTATCCCGGCCCGCTTTTTAAAGCAGACCCATCGCGATGGTCTGGGGGATGCTCTTTTTTTTGACTGGCGTTACAACGCCGACGGCTCGCGGCGGACTGATCAGGTTTTGAATGAGAAAGCAGGTCAGGATTATCAGATTCTGGTCGCGGCCCGCAACTTCGGTTGCGGTTCGTCCCGGGAGCATGCCGTGTGGGCCCTTCAGGGCTATGGTTTTCGGGCGATTATCAGCCCTTCGATCGGCGATATTTTCAAAAGCAATGCTTTGAAGAATGGGCTGCTGCCGATTGAAATCAGTCAGGAATTTTATGAGCGCATTCGGGCTCAGGATGTCGGCGCCCTTTTCATCGACCTTGAGAAACAGGAGGTGAAGCTGGCGTGCGGCATGATTGAGAAATTCTCGATTGACTCCTTCGCGCGTCTTTGTCTGCTTCAGGGTGTCGACCAGCTTGGATATCTTCTGGGCATGGATGAGGCCATCAGCCGTTTTGAAAGGAGAGCGCTGTGA
- the leuC gene encoding 3-isopropylmalate dehydratase large subunit, translating into MHPRTLLDKIWSAHEVAAESADHPAILYIDRHLVHEVTSPQAFTELRQRGLRVRRPDKTFATLDHSIPTDAKREAYIDDQARTQVETLRKNCQDFGIPLFDLGSPYQGIIHVIAPELGLTLPGQTIVCGDSHTSTHGAFGALAFGIGTSEVGHVLATQCLLQKKPKTLAVHVSGQLGQGVTAKDLILAIIQKLGSGGGTGYVLEYRGAAIEALDMEARMTLCNMSIEAGAKAGLIAPDEKTFAWLHDRRYAPTDEKWQEALAYWKTLRSDKGAVFDREIYLNADHIAPMVTFGTSPDQSISIQEPVPSADELQGALQYMQWKAGQKVEGTAVDVVFIGSCTNSRITDLRAAAKILKGRSVAQGLRLMIVPGSVDVKRQAEEEGLAQIFLDAGAEWREPGCSMCIAMNGDQLQPGQLAVSTSNRNFAGRQGKGSRTILASPLTAAATAVTGQLTDPRVFLL; encoded by the coding sequence ATGCATCCTCGGACCCTTCTTGACAAGATCTGGAGCGCGCATGAGGTGGCGGCGGAATCCGCTGACCACCCCGCTATCCTCTATATCGATCGTCACCTCGTGCATGAGGTGACCTCGCCTCAGGCCTTTACCGAGCTGCGGCAGCGGGGGCTTCGGGTCCGACGCCCGGACAAAACCTTTGCCACGCTCGATCACTCGATTCCCACCGATGCGAAGCGCGAGGCCTATATCGACGATCAGGCCCGCACGCAGGTGGAAACCCTTCGCAAAAATTGCCAGGACTTTGGCATTCCGCTCTTCGACCTGGGATCCCCGTATCAGGGGATTATCCATGTGATCGCGCCGGAACTCGGGCTGACGCTGCCCGGGCAGACCATAGTTTGCGGCGATTCCCATACCAGCACGCATGGGGCGTTTGGAGCTCTTGCCTTTGGCATCGGAACCAGCGAGGTCGGGCATGTTCTGGCCACGCAGTGTCTTCTGCAGAAAAAGCCGAAGACGCTGGCTGTGCATGTGAGCGGGCAGCTCGGGCAGGGCGTGACCGCCAAAGATCTGATCCTGGCGATCATTCAAAAACTGGGATCCGGCGGGGGCACGGGTTATGTCCTTGAGTATCGCGGCGCGGCGATTGAAGCGCTCGATATGGAAGCGCGCATGACCCTTTGCAATATGAGTATCGAAGCTGGTGCGAAAGCCGGATTGATTGCGCCGGATGAAAAAACCTTCGCCTGGCTCCATGACCGGCGTTATGCGCCGACTGATGAGAAATGGCAGGAGGCCCTTGCGTACTGGAAGACTTTGAGAAGTGATAAAGGCGCGGTCTTTGATCGGGAAATTTATCTGAATGCCGATCACATTGCACCGATGGTGACCTTTGGAACATCGCCGGATCAATCCATCAGCATCCAGGAGCCTGTTCCTTCCGCGGACGAACTTCAGGGTGCGCTGCAGTATATGCAGTGGAAGGCCGGACAGAAAGTGGAAGGCACGGCAGTGGATGTCGTCTTCATCGGCAGCTGCACCAATTCCAGGATCACCGATCTGCGCGCGGCCGCGAAAATCCTGAAAGGCCGCAGCGTGGCCCAGGGTCTGCGCCTTATGATCGTCCCAGGTTCCGTTGATGTAAAGCGTCAGGCGGAAGAGGAAGGCCTTGCGCAGATTTTCCTGGATGCCGGCGCGGAGTGGCGGGAACCGGGCTGCTCGATGTGCATTGCCATGAATGGTGATCAGCTGCAGCCTGGACAGCTTGCGGTCAGCACCAGCAATCGAAATTTTGCAGGGCGGCAGGGCAAGGGTTCGCGCACCATCCTGGCGAGCCCTTTGACAGCAGCGGCCACAGCGGTCACGGGTCAGTTAACCGATCCTCGGGTTTTTCTGCTTTAG
- a CDS encoding branched-chain amino acid transaminase encodes MSIKPSNWIWHRGTLVPWEEATVHVLSHALHYGTSVFEGIRCYNTSTGPAFFRLREHAKRLLESASIYKMPVTYDEDQISEAIHKVVAVNGLEGAYIRPIIFYGYGSIGVMPTTATRLEMSIAAFEWGSYLGAKGLDEGIDTCVTSWCRAAPNTHPQLAKAGGNYLASFFMVDEARRHGYTEAIALNSQGFLSEGPGENLFIVRNGKIYTPSIHCSILEGITRDTVIQLAKELGYELEEGTYPRELLYLADELFFTGTAAEIVPIRSVDGRKVKDGKPGPITRALQKAFFGLFKGETEDRWGWLEPLRKFEAPAQVLEASYASSDPS; translated from the coding sequence ATGTCTATTAAGCCCAGCAATTGGATTTGGCATCGTGGAACCCTGGTCCCCTGGGAAGAGGCCACTGTGCATGTGCTCTCGCATGCCCTCCATTACGGAACCAGTGTCTTCGAAGGCATTCGTTGTTACAACACCAGCACGGGCCCGGCCTTTTTCCGCTTGCGCGAGCATGCAAAACGCCTTTTGGAATCGGCTTCGATTTACAAAATGCCGGTGACGTATGACGAGGATCAAATTTCGGAAGCCATCCACAAAGTTGTGGCGGTGAATGGTTTGGAAGGCGCTTACATCCGCCCGATCATTTTCTACGGCTATGGCAGCATCGGTGTGATGCCGACCACGGCCACGCGCCTGGAAATGTCGATCGCGGCGTTTGAATGGGGTTCCTACCTTGGCGCCAAGGGCCTTGATGAAGGCATCGATACCTGCGTGACCTCATGGTGCCGCGCGGCGCCGAACACGCATCCGCAGCTGGCGAAGGCCGGCGGGAATTATCTGGCCTCGTTCTTCATGGTCGACGAAGCCAGGCGCCATGGTTATACCGAAGCGATCGCTTTGAACAGCCAGGGCTTTTTGAGTGAAGGCCCGGGTGAAAACCTTTTCATCGTCAGAAATGGAAAGATCTATACGCCTTCCATTCACTGCTCGATCCTGGAAGGCATCACCCGCGATACGGTGATCCAGCTGGCGAAAGAACTTGGTTATGAACTGGAGGAAGGCACCTATCCGCGCGAACTCCTTTATCTTGCGGATGAACTCTTCTTCACAGGAACCGCCGCGGAAATCGTGCCCATTCGCAGCGTCGATGGTCGCAAGGTGAAAGATGGTAAACCCGGTCCCATCACCCGGGCTTTGCAGAAGGCTTTCTTTGGCCTCTTCAAAGGCGAAACAGAAGATCGCTGGGGCTGGCTCGAACCTTTGAGAAAGTTCGAAGCGCCGGCCCAAGTACTGGAGGCTTCCTATGCATCCTCGGACCCTTCTTGA
- a CDS encoding 2-isopropylmalate synthase yields the protein MQVPAEDRVKIFDTTLRDGEQSPGASMNLEEKVQMAEVLAQLNVDVIECGFPASSEGDFAAVRAIADSVSGPTLAGLSRCRRDDIVRTQLALRGAKRSRAHIFLATSEIHRTYKLRMNRGEVLTCLREGLTLARDLFDEVEFSAEDAARTEPDFLAEAVYEAIEAGATVINIPDTVGYAVPHQFGNLIRYLKAKVPNIDKAVLSVHCHNDLGLAVANSLAAIEAGARQVECTINGIGERAGNCSLEELVMALKTRKDYYGVETGINTQSLVYASTMLTRITGLAVSRNKAVVGINAFAHEAGIHQHGVLMHPATYEIMRPEDVGRAGNSMVLGKHSGRHAFHYWMEERDIHCTEMQFEEAFNAFKRLCDQKKEPQEHELLAIVRDIVHTAGHTSPVLANYSLRGV from the coding sequence ATGCAAGTTCCAGCCGAGGATAGAGTAAAAATTTTCGATACCACGCTGCGGGATGGCGAGCAATCGCCTGGGGCTTCGATGAACCTTGAAGAAAAGGTTCAAATGGCCGAAGTCCTGGCCCAGCTGAATGTTGATGTGATCGAGTGCGGTTTTCCCGCCAGCTCCGAAGGGGATTTCGCAGCGGTGCGCGCCATCGCGGATTCGGTTTCCGGACCGACCCTCGCCGGCCTGTCCCGCTGTCGCCGGGATGATATCGTGCGCACCCAGCTCGCTTTGCGGGGAGCGAAACGCAGCCGAGCGCATATCTTCCTCGCGACCAGCGAAATTCATCGGACCTATAAACTCCGCATGAATCGGGGCGAGGTCCTGACCTGTCTGCGCGAGGGTTTGACGCTGGCCCGGGATCTTTTCGATGAGGTGGAATTTTCCGCGGAAGACGCCGCGCGCACCGAACCGGATTTCCTGGCGGAAGCGGTTTATGAAGCCATCGAAGCAGGCGCGACTGTCATCAATATTCCGGATACGGTCGGCTATGCCGTGCCGCATCAGTTCGGCAATTTGATTCGCTATCTGAAAGCCAAGGTCCCCAATATCGATAAGGCCGTACTCAGCGTGCATTGTCATAACGATCTCGGTTTAGCCGTGGCCAATAGCCTCGCTGCGATTGAAGCCGGAGCCCGCCAGGTGGAATGCACCATCAACGGGATCGGCGAACGTGCCGGCAACTGTTCGCTGGAAGAACTGGTGATGGCGCTGAAAACCCGCAAGGATTATTACGGCGTCGAGACGGGCATCAACACCCAGAGCCTGGTATACGCCAGCACCATGCTGACCCGTATTACCGGCCTCGCCGTTTCGCGCAACAAGGCCGTGGTGGGTATCAATGCCTTCGCGCATGAAGCGGGTATACATCAGCATGGTGTGCTCATGCATCCGGCGACCTACGAAATCATGCGTCCTGAAGACGTTGGCCGCGCCGGCAACAGCATGGTGCTCGGCAAGCATTCAGGTCGACATGCATTTCATTACTGGATGGAAGAGCGGGATATTCACTGCACCGAGATGCAATTTGAAGAGGCTTTCAACGCTTTCAAACGTCTTTGTGACCAGAAAAAAGAACCCCAGGAGCATGAATTGCTGGCCATCGTAAGGGATATCGTGCACACTGCGGGCCATACGTCCCCTGTGCTCGCAAACTATTCCCTACGAGGAGTGTAA
- a CDS encoding ACT domain-containing protein, translated as MLYHAEILARDEEGVMERILRVFRHRGYSTRTLRATCDQEQNLIHIEIEGDSERPLSQLSLQIEKLCEVIEVTVGSLPAVLPKFESRGLNQVMRRPVYASSSRG; from the coding sequence ATGCTTTATCACGCTGAAATTCTCGCTCGGGATGAAGAAGGGGTCATGGAACGGATCCTCAGAGTTTTTCGCCACCGCGGCTACAGCACGCGCACGCTGCGGGCCACCTGTGATCAGGAGCAAAACCTGATTCACATCGAAATAGAAGGAGACAGCGAGCGCCCTCTCTCGCAACTTTCCCTTCAGATCGAGAAGCTCTGTGAAGTCATCGAAGTGACAGTGGGATCGCTTCCCGCTGTGCTGCCGAAGTTCGAAAGCCGGGGATTGAATCAGGTGATGAGGAGGCCAGTCTATGCAAGTTCCAGCCGAGGATAG
- the ilvG gene encoding acetolactate synthase 2 catalytic subunit codes for MIGADAIIKALEHEGTDLVFGYPGGAIMPLFDRLLDAGFKTILVRHEQGASLAADGYARATGRVGVCIATSGPGATNLVTGIANAALDSVPIVCITGQVATSMMGTDAFQEVDIFGMCLGVVKHSFVARDANDLYGMIRRAFEIARSGRPGPVLVDLPKDISIQQIETLEAWPPMPKRQATPSETAMARAQEMIQAAQRPLIYVGGGVGIAGAVRTFRNFVNTTRIPVVATLKGLGSIETEHPLFLGMLGMHGMKAANYAVENCDLLIAVGARFDDRATGKLQEFAPTAKVIHMDIDPAEIGKNRSPEVSLCGALEPNLKALTMPLEKVEWLEQCLVWKDEYRWNYEAPGEGIYAPRFLQLLSRLVPRRTIVTADVGQHQMWLAQHFALQNPNDHLTSGGLGTMGYGVPAAIGAQLGNPDALVICCSGDGSIMMNIQELATINRYSLPVKILLFDNQRLGMVRQWQELFFAERYSAVDLSDNPDFVALARSFGIDGMTIQDRMDEMPGIDYLINHPGPCLLHVRIDPQENVWPLVPPGKSNIHMMEGSSYALSR; via the coding sequence ATGATCGGAGCCGACGCAATCATTAAGGCTCTCGAGCACGAGGGCACGGACCTGGTATTTGGATATCCGGGCGGCGCGATCATGCCTCTTTTTGATCGCCTGCTGGATGCCGGCTTCAAAACCATCCTGGTGCGGCATGAGCAGGGCGCGTCCCTGGCCGCTGATGGTTACGCCCGGGCCACGGGTCGAGTCGGTGTTTGCATAGCCACCTCAGGCCCTGGTGCCACCAATCTGGTGACAGGGATAGCCAATGCTGCTCTGGATTCGGTGCCGATCGTGTGCATCACGGGCCAGGTGGCGACGTCCATGATGGGCACGGATGCCTTTCAGGAAGTCGATATCTTTGGAATGTGCCTGGGTGTCGTGAAGCATAGCTTTGTGGCTCGCGATGCGAATGACCTTTATGGAATGATCCGCCGGGCCTTTGAAATCGCCCGCAGCGGACGTCCCGGTCCGGTGCTCGTGGATCTGCCGAAGGATATTTCGATTCAGCAGATCGAAACTCTGGAAGCCTGGCCGCCGATGCCCAAGCGTCAGGCGACTCCTTCGGAAACGGCGATGGCCCGCGCGCAGGAAATGATTCAGGCGGCCCAGCGTCCCCTGATTTATGTCGGCGGCGGCGTTGGCATCGCCGGTGCGGTGCGCACCTTCCGAAATTTTGTGAATACGACCCGCATTCCTGTGGTCGCGACCCTGAAAGGTCTGGGTTCCATTGAAACCGAACATCCTTTGTTTTTGGGGATGCTCGGCATGCATGGAATGAAGGCGGCGAACTACGCGGTCGAAAACTGCGATCTTCTGATCGCGGTCGGGGCCCGCTTCGATGATCGCGCGACGGGGAAACTGCAGGAATTCGCGCCGACGGCCAAGGTCATCCACATGGATATCGATCCGGCGGAAATCGGCAAGAATCGGTCACCGGAAGTGTCGCTCTGCGGCGCGCTGGAACCGAATCTGAAAGCCCTCACAATGCCTTTGGAGAAAGTCGAGTGGCTGGAGCAGTGCCTCGTCTGGAAGGATGAGTACCGCTGGAATTACGAAGCGCCCGGTGAAGGCATCTATGCCCCGCGCTTTCTGCAGCTGCTCTCACGACTCGTGCCGCGTCGCACGATCGTGACGGCCGATGTCGGTCAGCATCAGATGTGGCTCGCGCAGCATTTCGCGCTGCAGAATCCGAATGATCATCTGACCAGCGGCGGGCTTGGCACCATGGGCTACGGTGTTCCTGCGGCGATCGGCGCGCAGCTCGGCAATCCCGATGCGCTCGTCATCTGCTGCAGCGGTGATGGTTCCATCATGATGAACATTCAGGAATTGGCCACGATCAATCGCTATTCCCTGCCGGTCAAGATACTGCTCTTTGACAATCAAAGGCTCGGCATGGTGCGGCAGTGGCAGGAGCTTTTCTTCGCGGAACGGTACAGTGCGGTGGATCTCTCGGATAACCCCGATTTCGTGGCGTTGGCCAGGTCCTTCGGCATCGACGGCATGACGATTCAGGATCGCATGGATGAAATGCCAGGCATCGACTACCTGATCAATCATCCTGGTCCCTGTCTTCTGCACGTTCGCATAGATCCGCAGGAAAACGTGTGGCCTTTGGTCCCACCCGGAAAATCGAATATCCACATGATGGAGGGCTCTTCGTATGCTTTATCACGCTGA
- the ilvC gene encoding ketol-acid reductoisomerase, whose product MSAAFFAQQNLDTTLIDGLTIAVLGYGSQGRAHALNLRDSGCNVRVGVREGGPSYEQAIVDGWQVQSVAQAVRDADLICFLTPDMPQKAMYEEDVKPHMKKDATLLFAHGFSVHYGRIEPGPDHDVILCAPKGPGALVRRQYEEGKGVPCLIAVQADPSGQAKQKALQYAHKIGGTRAGVLETTFKEETETDLFGEQAVLCGGATELVKAGFETLVSAGYQPELAYFECLHELKLIVDLLYEGGLAKMHQFISDTAKYGTLVSGRRVIDAHARRNMQRILEEIQDGTFAARWQKEYETGLKNYRAQLNDELRHEIESTGKRLRSQMSWIQQAGDKADDRSRRNH is encoded by the coding sequence ATGAGCGCAGCATTCTTCGCCCAGCAGAATCTTGATACGACCCTGATTGATGGTCTAACCATCGCCGTACTTGGCTACGGTAGCCAGGGGCGGGCCCATGCTCTCAACCTGCGTGATAGCGGTTGCAATGTGCGCGTCGGTGTGCGGGAAGGCGGACCGAGTTATGAACAGGCGATCGTGGACGGCTGGCAGGTGCAAAGCGTGGCGCAGGCTGTGCGTGATGCGGACCTGATCTGCTTTCTGACCCCGGACATGCCGCAAAAAGCCATGTACGAGGAAGATGTGAAGCCGCATATGAAAAAAGATGCGACCCTGCTTTTCGCTCACGGCTTTTCCGTGCACTACGGCCGCATCGAGCCAGGTCCCGATCATGACGTGATCCTCTGCGCTCCCAAAGGTCCCGGGGCCCTGGTGCGTCGCCAGTATGAAGAAGGCAAAGGCGTCCCCTGCCTCATCGCGGTGCAGGCCGATCCTTCGGGCCAGGCGAAACAAAAAGCGCTGCAATACGCGCATAAGATCGGAGGCACCCGCGCCGGTGTTCTGGAAACGACCTTCAAGGAGGAAACCGAAACCGACCTCTTCGGCGAACAGGCCGTCCTTTGCGGTGGCGCGACCGAACTCGTGAAGGCCGGTTTTGAAACTCTGGTTTCGGCCGGATATCAACCCGAACTCGCTTACTTCGAATGTCTGCATGAGCTGAAGCTGATCGTTGACCTTCTCTATGAAGGCGGCCTTGCGAAAATGCACCAGTTCATCAGCGATACGGCCAAATACGGAACACTCGTCAGCGGCCGCCGCGTGATCGATGCCCACGCCCGCCGCAATATGCAAAGGATCCTGGAAGAGATTCAGGACGGAACCTTCGCCGCCCGTTGGCAAAAAGAATACGAAACGGGCCTGAAAAACTACCGGGCGCAGCTCAATGACGAACTGCGGCATGAGATCGAGTCAACAGGTAAACGTCTGCGTTCGCAGATGAGTTGGATTCAACAAGCGGGAGATAAGGCCGATGATCGGAGCCGACGCAATCATTAA
- the ilvD gene encoding dihydroxy-acid dehydratase: MHYRSKEITSRPPARAMLKATGLTDDDLSKPLIGIANTWTEVTPCNFHLRRLAQKVKEGIRARGGTPIEFNTIAVSDGITMGTQGMRGSLVSREVIADSIELMTQSHLFDGLVTIVGCDKTIPGAAMAMARCDLPSIMLYGGSIAPGQWRGQSVTIQDVFEAVGAHSAGRMSDDELLSLENRACPGAGACGGQFTANTMAMAFSVMGLSPIGLSEVPALDPRKDQAAYRCGELVMKNLQDRITARHFLTPEAFRNAIVAVCATGGSTNAVLHLLALAKEADVELPIDIFDQIAAEVPLIADLKPFGRYMATDLEREGGVALVCRKLFAAGMLVDAPNVNGRTLKEEADDLKERAGQDVVLNVANPLKTRGAFAILKGDLAPDGCVLKLSGKNIQRFEGPARVFDSEQETFAACQEGRIHAGDVVVIRYMGPKGAPGMPEMLAVTAALIGAGLGDSVALLTDGRFSGATHGLCIGHVAPEAHVGGPIALIRDGDRITIDVPSRRLDVDADLKSRRSEWKAPPARFERGVFGKYIREVGSAAQGASTQPE, translated from the coding sequence ATGCACTATCGGAGCAAGGAAATCACATCGCGCCCACCTGCTCGGGCCATGCTGAAGGCAACCGGACTCACCGATGATGATTTAAGTAAACCATTGATCGGCATTGCCAACACCTGGACTGAAGTCACGCCTTGCAACTTTCACCTGCGGCGCCTCGCGCAGAAAGTGAAAGAAGGCATTCGGGCGCGCGGCGGTACTCCGATTGAATTCAATACCATCGCCGTGTCCGATGGCATCACCATGGGAACCCAGGGCATGCGTGGCTCCTTGGTTTCACGGGAAGTGATCGCCGACTCCATCGAGCTGATGACCCAATCCCACCTCTTCGATGGCCTCGTGACCATCGTCGGCTGCGATAAGACCATACCCGGTGCGGCGATGGCCATGGCCCGCTGCGATCTGCCTTCTATTATGTTATATGGAGGTTCGATCGCTCCCGGTCAGTGGCGCGGTCAGAGCGTGACCATCCAGGACGTATTCGAAGCCGTCGGTGCGCATAGCGCCGGACGCATGAGTGATGATGAACTGTTAAGTTTGGAAAATCGCGCCTGTCCGGGCGCGGGTGCCTGCGGTGGGCAATTCACCGCAAATACGATGGCCATGGCCTTCTCTGTCATGGGGCTGTCACCGATCGGACTCAGTGAAGTGCCAGCCCTCGACCCCCGCAAAGACCAGGCCGCCTACCGCTGCGGTGAACTGGTGATGAAAAACCTCCAGGATCGAATCACCGCCCGCCACTTCCTGACTCCCGAAGCTTTCCGTAATGCCATCGTCGCTGTCTGTGCCACAGGTGGATCCACCAATGCGGTGCTGCATCTCCTCGCTTTGGCCAAGGAAGCGGACGTCGAGCTGCCGATCGATATCTTCGATCAGATTGCAGCGGAAGTTCCCTTGATCGCCGACCTCAAACCTTTTGGTCGGTATATGGCCACCGACCTGGAACGTGAGGGTGGAGTGGCCCTGGTTTGCCGCAAACTCTTTGCGGCCGGGATGCTCGTCGATGCTCCTAACGTGAACGGCCGCACTCTGAAAGAGGAAGCCGACGACCTAAAGGAACGCGCAGGTCAGGATGTTGTTTTGAATGTTGCAAATCCTTTGAAAACTCGCGGAGCTTTTGCCATCCTCAAAGGCGATCTCGCTCCCGATGGTTGTGTCCTGAAACTCTCAGGCAAAAATATCCAGCGCTTTGAAGGGCCGGCTCGGGTTTTTGATTCGGAGCAGGAAACCTTCGCGGCTTGCCAGGAAGGTCGCATCCACGCCGGTGATGTGGTTGTGATTCGTTATATGGGCCCGAAAGGGGCGCCTGGCATGCCCGAGATGCTGGCTGTAACCGCCGCGTTAATCGGCGCTGGTCTGGGAGATTCTGTGGCTCTCTTAACCGATGGACGATTCAGTGGGGCGACCCATGGACTTTGCATCGGACACGTGGCACCCGAGGCCCATGTCGGTGGACCCATCGCTTTGATTCGCGATGGAGATCGGATCACGATTGATGTCCCATCGCGCCGACTCGATGTCGATGCGGATTTGAAGAGTCGCCGTTCGGAGTGGAAGGCTCCGCCCGCACGATTTGAACGCGGTGTGTTTGGTAAGTACATCCGGGAAGTCGGCTCGGCCGCGCAGGGAGCGAGTACGCAGCCGGAGTAA
- a CDS encoding pyridoxal phosphate-dependent aminotransferase, with product MMPQDQFPSFREVPNTGVIYVMTKAQQAGFHYGAADWANLGQGAPETGALAAGEERLEAVAIDATSSEYSPVAGQKELREAVAELYNKRYRRGLKSQYTYENVAISSGGRTGLARVAASLGRVHLGHYLPDYTAYEELFDAFKGFVPIPIVLKEKDQFRATAGQLEEEIVSRGLGAVLLSNPNNPTGQVIHGAELERYVEVGRRQRCALIFDEFYSHYLYDSAALESASLSAARYVEDVNKEMVIVVDGLTKNWRYPGLRISWTIGPKAIIQRIASAGSFLDGGAAHPLQKAAIPLVDIKVADQQAKIIQGEFSKKRELMMRSLISMGFRLPAPPIAGFYCFAGLEKLPESLQDGMQFFEAALQKKVIVVPGKFFDVNPGNRRGHIPSRLNKYVRFSFGPSLAEVERGLSRLREVIAEAAAKGE from the coding sequence ATGATGCCCCAGGACCAGTTCCCCAGTTTTCGCGAGGTGCCCAACACGGGCGTAATCTATGTCATGACCAAAGCCCAGCAGGCCGGGTTTCACTACGGTGCGGCGGACTGGGCCAACCTCGGACAGGGGGCACCGGAAACCGGAGCCTTGGCGGCAGGCGAGGAGCGGCTGGAAGCTGTGGCGATTGACGCGACATCGAGTGAATACAGCCCGGTAGCGGGGCAAAAGGAACTGCGCGAGGCGGTTGCGGAGCTTTATAACAAGCGTTATCGACGCGGTCTGAAGTCACAGTATACTTACGAGAACGTCGCCATCTCGTCGGGTGGGCGGACCGGGCTTGCCCGGGTGGCCGCTTCGCTGGGACGCGTGCACCTCGGTCACTACCTGCCCGACTATACAGCTTATGAAGAACTCTTCGATGCCTTCAAAGGTTTCGTCCCCATTCCCATCGTCCTGAAGGAAAAGGATCAGTTTCGCGCCACGGCCGGTCAGCTCGAAGAAGAGATCGTAAGCCGCGGTCTCGGGGCTGTGCTGCTGTCCAATCCCAATAACCCGACAGGTCAGGTGATTCACGGCGCCGAACTCGAACGCTACGTGGAGGTAGGACGGCGGCAGCGCTGCGCTCTGATCTTCGATGAGTTCTATTCCCATTATCTTTACGATAGCGCGGCTTTGGAATCGGCCTCGCTGTCGGCCGCCCGTTATGTCGAGGACGTGAATAAGGAAATGGTCATCGTGGTCGACGGCCTGACCAAGAACTGGCGTTACCCTGGCCTTCGCATTTCCTGGACCATCGGTCCCAAGGCCATCATTCAAAGAATCGCCTCCGCCGGATCCTTCCTGGACGGTGGAGCCGCCCATCCTCTGCAAAAGGCCGCGATTCCCCTGGTCGATATCAAGGTCGCCGATCAGCAGGCGAAGATCATCCAGGGGGAATTCTCCAAAAAGCGCGAACTGATGATGCGTTCTCTTATTAGTATGGGCTTCCGCCTGCCGGCGCCCCCGATCGCCGGCTTCTATTGTTTCGCAGGTTTGGAGAAACTCCCGGAATCCCTGCAGGATGGTATGCAGTTCTTCGAGGCTGCCCTGCAAAAAAAGGTTATCGTGGTGCCGGGTAAATTCTTTGATGTGAATCCAGGCAATCGGCGGGGTCATATCCCCTCGCGACTGAACAAGTATGTGCGCTTCAGCTTCGGCCCGAGTCTCGCGGAAGTCGAACGCGGCCTGTCCCGCCTGCGTGAAGTCATTGCCGAGGCTGCTGCCAAAGGCGAATGA